From Pyrenophora tritici-repentis strain M4 chromosome 1, whole genome shotgun sequence, the proteins below share one genomic window:
- a CDS encoding putative Ubiquitin protein — MASTADQHPTATQSTPQPAASSSRPQSSNDALSSSPVEMRTLHASGAGAAAPANTATHAADGPSQAAIATPAPPTAEASALENAPAAPSSSAKPAPPTALNRAETEAIGPSTDTPAANPDNTNGPVLVIMLLLTNGARHPYKIEEKYLKKRNISVENMDPYNISVYTLKELIWRDWREEWEARPVSPGSIRLIHFGRMLDDKSPIKDCRFQTDTPNVVHMTVKPQEVVEDEENAKTGKAGSRRENDDEPTAGCRCVIL; from the exons ATGGCGTCTACAGCGGATCAGCACCCCACGGCAACACAGAGTACTCCACAACCAGCCGCCTCGTCGTCGCGACCCCAGAGCAGCAACGATGCCCTATCGTCGAGCCCCGTAGAGATGAGGACTCTCCATGCTTCAGGCGCAGGGGCAGCAGCGCCCGCAAACACGGCCACCCATGCCGCCGACGGTCCTTCTCAAGCTGCGATAGCGACACCCGCACCGCCAACTGCTGAGGCCAGCGCCCTGGAGAATGCGCCTGCTGCTCCCTCGTCGTCTGCGAAGCCTGCGCCCCCTACTGCCTTGAATCGCGCAGAGACCGAGGCCATTGGTCCCTCCACAGACACACCAGCCGCAAATCCCGACAACACAAACGGACCGGTGCTGGTCATTATGCTGCTCCTCACTAACGGCGCGAGACATCCGTACAAGATTGAAGAAAAGTACCTCAAGAAGCGCAACATCAGTGTCGAGAACATGGACCCCTACAACATTAGTGTCTACACGCTCAAGGAGCTGATATGGCGAGACTGGCGAGAAG AATGGGAGGCCCGACCCGTTTCCCCAGGCTCAATACGATTAATTCATTTCGGTCGAATGCTGGACGACAAATCTCCCATCAAAG ACTGCCGTTTCCAAACAGACACTCCAAACGTGGTTCACATGACGGTCAAGCCGCAAGAAGTGGTCGAGGATGAAGAAAATGCCAAGACTGGCAAGGCCGGGAGCCGGAGAGAGAACGACGACGAACCCACAGCTGGCTGCCGCTGCGTCATCTTATAG
- a CDS encoding AF-4 domain containing protein produces the protein MVLEDVENTAPESFGDDPQPSLNDAYSSTPTSRPNGHRFDASTLPRPLPVIGSFMGFSSAAVRFKTETTLKFAEQKVGRQLNPEEAQALAFHIYKLEQTKSYFAATGAMAGTWQWYRTWDKMKYPFYQPKVEDIDKNKFGPFTGVRAQFARHAWRWALYVVVAGQMGSIIGQLIAQPLAAVNTSNDPKLVQFGVELKASSHADRKKNEQMGREIGDKRRQFEEQVKNRSGGGPSPQPSWGKHPKAQNDDDMSPTAGNESWGSDADSWESFSEEKPQPKPRTQGPPPPSQAWNRQPPSQRQPESSSSLPFDDDSPTGGLFQDEVNNPKPESQAQSGSSWDRLRRGDAPVPLQTPRRQPYPSRAVPERKEQREGSTLGDSFSFVEGDEERSRERERAQQEFDARIEKERQGRDFNSDEGKKW, from the coding sequence ATGGTACTCGAAGATGTCGAGAATACGGCGCCAGAGAGCTTCGGAGATGACCCACAACCCTCCTTAAATGACGCATATTCATCAACGCCCACTTCCAGACCCAACGGCCACCGCTTCGATGCGAGCACCCTCCCACGGCCGCTGCCAGTTATAGGCTCCTTTATGGGTTTTTCCAGTGCCGCAGTGCGCTTCAAAACCGAAACAACACTCAAATTCGCCGAGCAGAAGGTGGGACGTCAATTGAACCCAGAAGAAGCGCAGGCGCTCGCATTCCACATTTACAAACTCGAGCAAACAAAAAGCTATTTCGCCGCTACTGGTGCTATGGCCGGGACATGGCAGTGGTACCGGACCTGGGACAAGATGAAGTATCCCTTCTATCAGCCGAAAGTGGAGGATATTGACAAGAACAAGTTTGGTCCCTTCACTGGCGTACGGGCGCAATTTGCGCGACACGCATGGCGATGGGCACTATACGTAGTCGTCGCAGGACAAATGGGTAGCATTATTGGCCAGCTCATCGCGCAACCGCTTGCTGCCGTCAATACATCTAATGACCCCAAATTGGTCCAGTTCGGCGTCGAGTTAAAGGCCTCATCACATGCTGATCGAAAGAAGAATGAACAAATGGGACGTGAGATTGGGGACAAGCGAAGACAGTTTGAAGAGCAAGTCAAGAATCGTTCCGGTGGTGGTCCGTCGCCGCAACCAAGTTGGGGCAAGCATCCCAAAGCTCAGAATGATGATGACATGAGTCCGACTGCTGGCAACGAAAGCTGGGGGTCTGACGCAGACAGTTGGGAGTCTTTCTCGGAGGAAAAGCCGCAACCAAAACCGCGAACACAAGGACCGCCACCACCAAGCCAAGCCTGGAACCGTCAACCACCCTCACAACGTCAACCAGAGTCTTCATCATCTCTGCCTTTTGACGATGACTCTCCCACTGGTGGCCTCTTCCAGGATGAAGTCAATAACCCTAAACCAGAGTCTCAAGCGCAATCAGGGTCATCATGGGATCGCCTAAGGCGTGGTGATGCGCCAGTACCGCTCCAGACTCCTCGTCGTCAACCTTATCCATCAAGGGCAGTGCCTGAACGCAAGGAGCAACGAGAGGGGTCTACATTGGGAGACTCGTTTTCTTTTGTAGAGGGTGATGAAGAAAGGAGCAGGGAGCGGGAGCGCGCACAGCAAGAGTTTGACGCTAGGATAGAGAAGGAGCGACAAGGGCGCGACTTTAATAGCGACGAGGGGAAGAAGTGGTAA